One stretch of Microplitis mediator isolate UGA2020A chromosome 9, iyMicMedi2.1, whole genome shotgun sequence DNA includes these proteins:
- the LOC130674324 gene encoding probable serine/threonine-protein kinase clkA, producing MNIKLIIILVIYSFDSISGGGIDVEKKIRKLRGDLGEDGDCDDEEEESIVRIQWEGNGNFGKRFTVSSEISSAESGVPLPILEPPFHYYSSSINDFEREGPNSERGGLQVNVRGGNYSESSGKLKIYEITTGVSLSGDESSGFRGKKEEDLRRSRDGDEDKRKFGEKQNKNFGKWESDTSFRNFVERKNFGKVENEDNISRWKSDGNSGKGENEDNFGKWRSDGNFGKTENEDSFRKWKSDGHFGKVENEDNFGKWKSDEKFGKDEDFVKLKNYGKENNNSNFDRWENYENFKIGDTKNNFGKLGDDDIRKTDISASIGKVENSSDFGKWESKNVEYNGNNKNFGKLNSEITGKFYDSENRGKYEGHNNFGNKENIGKWDSNERLRNDKKIENEGKTEENFFRNFQNENYFGKWENDNKFDRNGNFGSFGDDGNLRKFEKSPNLKVLRIDENPKKFPNNDDYKPFQNFRNFGTGPSLKVLKIDENSRNFQSNEDFKQFQNNKHFGNGQNLKVLKIGENFERFPATENVRKFENSDTLKVLKIDENRENFHSTGKFHDDLKINSGNLENIHNFEKSKITYQNINDGWFNSKTRNNNFDIDDFKKINESDGKWKNFLNVQNNENFNNFDHDQKHENRNKNENESDENNENEQIKLNIWDPSKSAVKSRPTQSPSVIQANQLKAYPSRGNRKYQHHTSESDEITSERRNSWGFSREKYLRKKIAHSNGVNHFRYIDSNKFGAIPGVPGRDYPINTENRPSSSKKFTCPIRTKTHIYIADRSSRCQVFYVCYANNPAVQMVCPDGTLFNQQLQVCDWWFNVTC from the exons atgaatattaaattaattattattttagttatttata gttttGATTCAATTTCTGGAGGAGGAATtgacgttgaaaaaaaaattagaaaattgaGAGGAGATTTGGGTGAAGATGGTGATTGTGATGATGAAGAGGAAGAAAGTATTGTTAGGATTCAGTGGGAAGGAAACGGTAATTTTGGTAAAAGATTTACTGTTTCCAGTGAAATCAGTTCCGCTGAATCGGGGGTTCCGTTACCGATACTAGAACCCCCGTTTCATTATTATTCGTCGTCGATAAATGATTTTGAGCGGGAAGGTCCTAACAGTGAAAGGGGTGGATTGCAAGTAAATGTTAGAGGAGGAAATTATAGTGAAAGTAgtggaaaattgaaaatttatgaaattactACGGGAGTGTCATTAAGTGGCGATGAATCCAGCGGATTTAGGGGAAAGAAAGAAGAGGATTTGAGAAGAAGTCGGGATGGGGATGaggataaaagaaaatttggtgaaaaacaaaataaaaattttggaaaatggGAAAGTGATACTAGTTTCAGAAATTTTGTTGAGaggaaaaattttggaaaagtGGAAAATGAAGATAATATCAGTAGATGGAAAAGTGACGGAAATTCCGGAAAAGGGGAAAATGAAGATAATTTTGGTAAATGGAGAAGTGATGGAAATTTTGGGAAAACGGAAAATGAAGACAGTTTTAGAAAATGGAAAAGTGATGGACATTTTGGAAAAGTTGAGAATGAAGATAATTTCGGCAAATGGAAAAGTGATGAAAAATTTGGAAAGGATGAAGATtttgtaaaactaaaaaattatggtaaaGAAAACAACAATAGTAATTTTGATAGATGGGAaaactatgaaaattttaaaatcggagacacgaaaaataattttgggaaattaggAGATGATGATATAAGAAAAACTGATATTAGTGCAAGTATTGGAAAAGTGGAAAATAGTAGTGATTTTGGAAAATgggaaagtaaaaatgttgaatacaatggaaacaataaaaattttggaaaactCAACAGTGAAATTACTGGGAAATTTTATGATAGTGAAAATCGTGGGAAATACGAAGGTCATAATAACTTtggaaataaagaaaatattggCAAATGGGATAGTAATGAAAGGCTAAGGAAcgataagaaaattgaaaatgaagGAAAAacagaagaaaatttttttagaaatttccaaaatgaaaattattttggaaaatgggaaaacgataataaatttgacaGAAATGGAAATTTCGGAAGTTTTGGAGACGACGGAAATTTACGAAAGTTTGAAAAGAGTccgaatttaaaagtattaagaattgatgaaaatccaaaaaaatttccgaataATGACGATTATAaaccgtttcaaaattttagaaatttcggAACTGGTCCAAGTttgaaagtattgaaaattgacgaaaatTCTCGAAATTTCCAAAGTAATGAAGATTTCAAACAGttccaaaataataaacactTCGGCAATggtcaaaatttaaaagttttgaaaattggCGAAAATTTTGAGCGATTTCCAGCCACAGAAAATGTACGAAAATTCGAAAATAGTGACACGTTGAAAGTactgaaaattgacgaaaatCGCGAAAATTTCCATTCCACCGGAAAATTTCATGACGacctaaaaattaatagtggAAATTTAGAAAACATtcataatttcgaaaaatcaaaaattacttatcaaaatattaatgacggaTGGTTCAACAGTAAAActcgaaataataattttgacattgacgactttaagaaaattaatgaaagtgatggaaaatggaaaaattttctaaatgttcaaaataacgaaaatttcaataatttcgatCATGATCAAAAACACGAAAATCgtaacaaaaatgaaaatgaaagcgatgaaaataatgaaaatgagcagataaaattaaatatttgggATCCAAGTAAATCAGCCGTAAAATCACGACCAACGCAATCACCCAGCGTAATCCAAGCCAATCAATTGAAAGCTTACCCGTCGAGGGGAAACCGCAAGTATCAACATCACACTTCAGAAAGTGACGAAATTACCTCTGAAAGAAGAAACTCCTGGGGATTTTCTCGAGAAAAAtatctgagaaaaaaaatagcccACAGTAATGGTGTCAATCATTTTAGATATATTG attcaaataaatttggcGCGATTCCTGGAGTACCTGGAAGAGACTACCCAATAAACACTGAAAATAGGCCAAGtagttctaaaaaatttacttgtccAATACGCACCAAGACTCATATTTATATAGCTGATCGATCTTCTCGCTGccaa gTATTTTACGTATGCTACGCTAATAATCCAGCCGTGCAGATGGTCTGTCCAGATGGCACGCTTTTCAATCAGCAACTGCAAGTGTGTGATTGGTGGTTCAATGTCACGTGTTaa